The window GGATCCCGACTTCGGGCTCGCATGGGAGGTGGCGGCCGGCGCTCGCGCGCAGAATTAGCCAAAGCCACGCCTCCGCTCCTCCTTGGGTTGCTGCAGGGTGCACGCCTATTCAAGGGTTCGCGTCTCGTGAAGGTCGACGGCTGTGTGACTGCGTTCAGCACAGGTTGAGGATGCGTCAGACCTTGTCTTCCCCGGCTCGCCTGTAGCTGAACAAAGCCGGGGACCACACCTGTGCGATGCGTCGTATGGGGCATGCTCGACTGGTCGCAGCCGCGGGGGCGCCAGGACGCAAAACGGAAACAGATGCAGCGACTTGAATAGCCGTTGAGCCTATGCCACGCCGTGGCATACAATCGCCAGTCTAGGATTCTGATGCCGCCGCTATGCGCTGCCCAGCCTGAAGTTCTCTTATGCCTAACGAGATGAAGATCGTTCAGCGGTTGCCCGTCCAGTCGAAATGGGGGAGAAGCCCGCCGCGGCGATGCCAGCAAGCTGGCGAGCTCAGCGCCTTCCGGATTCGGAGCCAGTGGCGCATCAGGCGTACCGAGCTCGACCAGTGGATCGACGCGCAGCCGCGCGGTGGGGACGGGGGACGTGATGGCGACGCGTGACACAGGCAACAAGAAGCGCGGGCGACCGCCGAGGCCTGCAGCAAGCGAGCCCGCGCCCGCCGCCAAGAAGGCGAGCGCGAAGAACGGCTCCACGTCCGATGCGGTGGTGGGCTTCGAAGAGAAGCTCTGGCAGATGGCGGACAAGCTCCGCAACAACATGGACGCGGCCGAGTACAAGCACGTCGTACTCGGGCTCCTCTTTCTCAAGTACATTTCGGACGCGTTCGAGGAGAAGCGCGCTGCGCTCACGGCCGACAAGAAGTCGGGCGCCGACCCGGAAGATCCCGACGAGTACCGTGCCGACAACATCTATTGGGTGCCAAAGGAGGCGCGCTGGACTCACCTTCAGGGCAACGCGAAGCAGGCCACGATCGGCAAGCTCATCGACGACGCGATGGTCGCCCTCGAGGCGCAGAACCCGACGCTCAACGTCGATCCGGCATTCTTGTACTGGCTCTTCCTCTATCGAGACTTCGACCTGTATCTCGTCTCGTCGGCCTCGGGAACGAAGATTCTTCACACGGTGCCGAGTCGGATCGAGTCGTTCGAGTTCGACCTACCACCCCTCGCCGAGCAGCGCGCGATCGCCCGCATCCTCGGTGCGCTTGACGACAAGATCGAGCTGAACCGCAAGACGAACGCGACGCTCGAGGCGATGGCGCGGGCGCTGTTCAAGTCGTGGTTCGTCGACTTCGACCCCGTGCGGGCCAAGGCCGGAGGTCGTGCCCCGCGCGGAATGGACGCCGAGACCGCAACGTTGTTCCCGAGCGAGTTCGTTGAGTCGGAGCTGGGGCGTATTCCGACGGGGTGGAGGCTCGTTCCTGTTCGCGAGGTCTGCGCAGGAGTGTTCGACGGACCCCACGCTACTCCTCCGGAAGCGCAAAGCGGCACCATTTTCCTCGGCATCAGAAACTTCACTCCGACAGCCTTGGACCTCTCCGAGATCCGGTACATCTCCGAGGACGATTACCCCGCGTGGACCAAGCGCGTCGTACCGGCATCCCGCACATCGTCTTTACTTACAAGGCGACGTTGGGCTTCTTTGCCATGATCCCGCCCGGAATCCGGTGCTGCCTCGGACGCCGAACGGCGCTCGTCCGACCCCGTGAGGGGGCCATTGACGCGCATGTTCTGCTCGAGTGGTTCGTTGCGGGCCCATTCCAGGCGTTCCTACGCGCACACCGTCAGCCCGGTTCGACGGTCGATCGGATTTGGCTGAAGGACTTTCCCGGATATCCGGTTCTCCAGCCGCCAGCGGAACTTGTAGCGCGGTTCGAGACGGTGGCTGCCAGCCTCTGGGCGCGAATCCACGGGAACCAAGCGGAAGCTGCGACACTGATTTCAATGCGCGACGCGCTGCTGCCGCGCCTGTTCTCGGGCGAGCTGTCGGTCGCCCACGCAGAGCGCGAGTCGGAGGCTGTGGCGTGAACCGTACCGTTGCCAAGGTGGCCAAGATCCTCGGCGCAGATGTGTCGCAGGTCAAGGATTGGGCACGCCAGTTTGAAGAGCACCTGTCCGCTTACGCCAATCCGCCCACGGGAAGAGAGCG of the Myxococcales bacterium genome contains:
- a CDS encoding type I restriction-modification system subunit M N-terminal domain-containing protein produces the protein MATRDTGNKKRGRPPRPAASEPAPAAKKASAKNGSTSDAVVGFEEKLWQMADKLRNNMDAAEYKHVVLGLLFLKYISDAFEEKRAALTADKKSGADPEDPDEYRADNIYWVPKEARWTHLQGNAKQATIGKLIDDAMVALEAQNPTLNVDPAFLYWLFLYRDFDLYLVSSASGTKILHTVPSRIESFEFDLPPLAEQRAIARILGALDDKIELNRKTNATLEAMARALFKSWFVDFDPVRAKAGGRAPRGMDAETATLFPSEFVESELGRIPTGWRLVPVREVCAGVFDGPHATPPEAQSGTIFLGIRNFTPTALDLSEIRYISEDDYPAWTKRVVPASRTSSLLTRRRWASLP